The following nucleotide sequence is from Salvia miltiorrhiza cultivar Shanhuang (shh) chromosome 7, IMPLAD_Smil_shh, whole genome shotgun sequence.
TATAATGAGCCAATATTTAGTGTTTTATTATGAATGAAGCGATTTCTATGTATATGTGTCTTTAGCTATGCAATTTTCGACGTACTAATTAAGCTTGCCATTTTAAATTGTGATCAAGAactttgttatttattattaCAGAAGTGCAAATTTACGCTGAAAGAtcccataaaataaaatttcaagatgAATAATTTAACACGTTCAAAGgagaaatgaagaaaaaatttcGTAAAGATTATTTACGCAAAACTACTCTAATTGATTAAAACTAGAAGTGCTTAAGGAATTAATTGTGTAAAAATATAGTTCCAGTTATTCAAAAACCATCTATATATTCATTATTCGTTTGATGCAAACGAGACTAGAGAAATATTTGAGCTAGTTTATTTAGAATAGTGaaaaatatttctatttttgtgcAACAAGTCGGCGCCTTATGTGTTTCTTGAGCCGACGAAAAACCTCGCCGCCTTGTCGCTCTCCTCCCATTTTCTCAGCTTCTCCCTTGCCCTTCCGCAGCGCCGCCATCAAATTCTCCAAGCATTCATCCGCGCCCATTTCCGCTGATTTCGGCACCAAACTCTCCGCCACATCGGCGGTGCTGATCTCAATCTCCGACAGCAAACACCTGACGGCGTCGAACATGTGGTGGGAGTCGAGGTCGAGATAATTTTTGGCGAGAACCTTAAACGCTTCGAAGCAGCAGTAAGACATCTCGATGTGCCTGTCCATTCTCCCCCGGCGAATCAAGGCGTCGTCGATCTTCTCCACGTGGTTGGTCGTGAACACGAAGATCCTCTCGCCGCCGCTGGCCGACCACAGCCCGTCCATGAAGTTCAGAAGCCCGGAGAGAGTCACCTTGCTCTCTTCTCGCTCGTCTCCGCCGTCTCCGGCCTTTCTCACCGCATCTTCCACCGTCGGATTGTCTCTCTTGTGACCAGAGTGGTTTCCCTTTCTTTTGCCGGTGATTTGTAGGGAACAATCTATGTCTTCAATCACTACGATCGCCCTGTTGAGATGAAATGTGTGTGTCGATAATAAATTAACAAAGGTTAATTgtataaaattttgatttttaatcaaataaatttttttgattaaaagacatataatttttttttttttaaatttgaactgATTCGAAAGTTTGTCGGTTAATAATTTGATTGTCTGAATTCCAATGAAAAATCCGAAGGTACTGTTAGAAAGCTCTTGACGTTATCTTTCTGATAATGCGTATATTGTCAAATTTTGGTAatcgaatttttttaaaaaatggcaTAAAAGTTGATGTCATGAAActctatattttcttttttctttcaatcaCTTTCGGTAACCAAAACTCaataatataattatcataagaagaCAATGTCAAGAGCGGGCTTTTCATCGGTACCTTCGAATTGCCAATCAGAATTCAGATAATCAAGTTATTGGTCAACGAACTTTGGAGTTaaatcaaattccaaaaaattaaaaatttatgtatttttttatcaaaaaaaaaatctgattaAAATCCAAAATTTAGATATAGTATGTGTATTTATAGGAATGCAGTTAATTGGCCTTTAATGAAATCCAAATCCTTGCTCCTCTAGATGACATGAGAATTTAGAAAATTTACCTCTTGGAAATCTCAATGAGTAACTTGCGCAAGTTGGTATTATCCGAAACTGAAGTGAGCTCGATATCATAGACGTCGTAGCGAAGAAAATTGGCTATGGCGGCGATCATAGTCGATTTCCCAGTTCCCGGTGGGCCATACAGCAAATACCCACGTTTCCATGGCTTCCCAATTTTAGCATAATAATCTCGAGCTTTAGTAAATTCAATCAAATCATCCATaatttccttcttcttcttcggatCCATAGCTAACGTCTCGAACGTTGCAGGGTGCTCGAACCCCACGCTTCTCCACATCATCTTGTCGTCGCTTCCCCAGTCGTCGCCGCTCACATTCGTGTACAACCTCTGCTTCCTTCCGCGCTTACTGAAGAAAATGAGACAACATTATTCAAAAATTATTCACGGCAAGAATTCAGCTCTATCAGCGAGAATTTAGACAACAAGTCTCAAACTCTGTTATCTAATATGACTATAGACAACGAAATTCAGACTTCGTTGTCTATATTAAATGTTTAAAAAACAAACCTGATGGCCTTCCCCTCGCCTAAAACATGGGTAAGATAAGATCCGACAACAACATTCCGATCCTTTTGTCGAAACGACAAGATGTAGGCCCGCTTCTCATCGACACTTTCCTTGAAGCTGATCACATTATTCCGAGGATACTTGGTGCTTCTCATCCAACAAACCTTCACGCCTTTGTAAACCTCGGCGATCTCTTGGCAGTCGTCCATGCTCAACGTCACTCCGCGGCCCTTCCCGGCCGCGGTGGCCTTGAGCCGGGCCGTCTGCCCGGAGAAATTCGTGCCCAGGTACGCCTGTATGGCCGCGTAGGCTTTGCTCCGCCCGTAGTCCTCCGGCGGGAACTCGTCGAACGTGATCTCCACGTTGGGGTTGAAGAAGAAGGCCAATTTCCGGAGATATATGTCTACGGTGTCCCAAAATTGGGAAGGGATGAATCTTTCGAGAGTGGTGAATATGAACACCAGACTTCCGATTCGAGCAAATAGAGATTCCCAAAAATTCATGCTTGTTTTACTTGAAATATTATTGTTGATGGCATGATTGTTTATAATGTGCGCCTATTTATAGTGGAAATTGAAATTATGCTACGCGGTGTAAGGTTTCATGTCTCTTTCCAGGAAGAAAGGGTTactttgttttgtttatttggGTTGCAAAAGAGTTTAGTTTCGAGTTCACATTTTGCATGAATTATTCTACATTTTAGTGGAGTTACATAAAGCAAACTtcatgaatttattttggtagCTAGCTTTATTCAGAAAGATTTGAGAAGGCtttaaatattttgattaaCTCTTAGTTGGGTTCGCTTTTGGAACCGAAAGATCTTTcctaaattgaaaaaaaaaatggtggaagAATCTATCGGAAATtattctaaattaattaatcaaagttGACCGCTTTATAGACTAATTTAGTGAAGAAATAATGTGGATTCCTTTCTTGTGGGAATTgaatatttttgttcatcaactATAATTGTATATTTGCacgtttcaaaaataaaataatataaagtgaaaagtaaaataaaatatgcatgCGTCCCAACTTCCACGTAGATGCTTGAGTCACTTTTTGATGTTCGTTCACGTAGTGAAGTGTCATGTTGTTTTTACTGGTTTCAACTTCATTAATTGGATAACCTATTCTATGATGTTAGAATCTAATGCGTAATTTAATTACTACTTAACATATATGTGCccacaattaatttttttggagGAAAATAAAAAGTGACATATGCCCATATAGTTAAttattaaaacaacaaaaataataaaataatataattttaactgGATATATTTCAGTtgaatatagaaaaaataaaaaaataaagaagatttTTCGCTCCTTAAGGCCCATGTATATAATTCATATATAACTAGGAAAGAGggaaaaaagataaattttcaattttattataatcacttcaaattaaaaattatctttttaatatattatagatatcttgaaatatacataattattaattataactaaATAATCGGAACAAAACAGAATAGTGattaaatatttcaaaattcaattttCAGTCGCAAAAAGATTTTGcggctcatttttttttttttttttttaaatttgttataaccaaagaaaggagaaaacccactcacactctagctcctagggtgactcgaacccccgacctattggttggaggggaagcgtcttaccaacagactgcgcttcatcgtcagaTTTTGCGGCTCATTAGATCTGAAGAGATCAGTTTTACTGgaatttttcaaaataataatatataggttttttattttttttcagtatacatatatatcctgattaaattaatatttttttacaacCAAGAATCGAAGCAACAACTACCACACGACGTACTTCTCCTAGCCAACCCCACCAAGATTTTGTAACACATTCTTCACTGCATATAGCCATGTGCATTTATTTCCTTTAATTTCTCTACACATAAAACATTCATTACACATAACCAAGGCACCTCTTTTCTCTTTCACCCAATTTTAACAAaatgaagaagaggaagaaaaagaagaagaataagaaatagcagcagcagcagcagctcccaGAAATTCATCAAGTGCTCTCTCTCTTGCTCTCTGTCAATTGAAAAACCTCAAAGATCATCGCCACGGCTGTTGTCCCCACGGTAAAACTATTGATGATATCATTTTATACACGAAGTTTGCTGCCGCGGCCGCATAAAATAAGGGTGTGTCTTCCACTTGTAGTTCCAAGTTAATTAGTAGAGACTTTTATGTCTCATGATATAATATATTGGTTTTCTTGAATTTAGACATACAATATAACCTTATTTTTCATCGTTGAAACTATTGTCCGagatatatattagtattagtTATTACCTGTCATTTTTGCACCTACAAATCTGTGTTTGTATTTCATTTGACGTGTTATTTCTCggtatatttacataaaatcccactatatatattttacaagAATTCTTATTAGAAGTTTTAGGAGTCGTCGATGATTAAGGAAATTAAATCTAGGAACAATTTTTATTGGTTTCTTTAAATCAAACTTACGTAAACAACCCTTACCTGTATACAGTAATAGTATAGAGCCCTAACAACAGCATCTGCACGGAAACATATAATCCTAATCGAATAACTCTCTCGAATTAATGAGAATAATGATTATATAATCAATTTTCTATGTTTAATTTGAAGATAAATAATGAATTTCTAGTTCTGCAATGGGTTATTGTGTTTCTAAACGTGTAAAGTGAATAAAATATCAGCTTGAGGAGTACTGTTgatttaaacattttataattaagtttcaatattttataaaatgttttaaaagtgatACAGATCGAATTGCGAGAGACGAGAGTAGAGTGTAtgagtaattatttttgtaagagtttattttaatttgctgCATGAACTTTCAACGTATTTTGATTTAGCATCAATTTcgattattttttgtatattctgaattttgaaaaattgtttaattatagtCTAATCAAGTTGAAACTGCTGCAATAGTTGTTCTTTGTCGAAATTACACATAAAACGATGACACTACAAAATCAACCAACATGCATATTGAATAATGTATTTTATAATGAAAAAGATTTTCAACGATAGGTAGGTAGCCCATCATCAATGCAAACCAACAATGAGATTGGAATTCGTGCCCGATCAAAGTTAATTAGTGCATGCAGTGACAATTGGGTTGCCTAATGTGGAAATCTCATTTAACGTTGAAACATAAGGCTCTAGTTTAGTATGCGATCGATCATCATTTTAGGTGTAATTTTAACAAAGAACAATATAAAACAAATTAATTCTCAAAGTTCATGacaatcaaaaaaataaattgaagttggggctataaattgaaatttgttGAAATAAAGTTCATACTATAAACTATAACGAATCCTTTTTGTAAACTGATAGTTACTTATAAGatcatgaaaaattaaattagaaTTGATTAACTTTTGTTTGAaagcttatttttttttaaaaaaaaatatttgctcAGGTAATTAACCATCCTCTAATTTTAGTTCCTCCTcatgtttggataaaatttattttaaaataactaGGCATATGTGTGTTGTCGTTCTCTGGTCCAAACAAAAACCTGTGCAGTAAGaggtaataaaaatattagtacgAAGTAGTTATCCGTATTAGACCGTACAGATACAATAATGTCATATTTAAATATAGTAGATGGTGTGCAGGAATAATTTctcaattataataaattgGACAAGTATTAGTCTTTTGGCAAAAGGAATATTATTTCGAAGAATCATACTCCTCCCTCGAAAAGAAATCCACTATTTCCTACTTCAGATGTCTCAAACATTGAAAACCGGCCAACCTTATTTTTGTgaacaaaatattaattattgtaTACATAAATTAGTTAGCATTGCCATatgaaaatattagtattataaaaAAGTATTATATACTTCGCTTGAAAATCAATCCTGACAATCCATCAAtcaaaatttacaaattagattGATTTCTAATTAACCAGGATAAAATTTTTAGTTGATATCCTCCCTCTCTTATTTTTTTCCCCCTCTAATTAACCAGGAGTATTTACCAACATGCATCTAGTATTGGTACtgattctattttattttatttttccaaacCTTCAACAATTAAGAGTAACACATATATAGAATATTTAGAATCacttactattttaattttttaactcgATCGATTTTGTGTTAATTagtattttcaaaaaaaaagaaagttaaGAAGAtactatcaaatttaaatattgtaTGATTGTGGACTCAAGTCTAAGACTTTTGACTTCAAACATTAACTACACTATTATATGAGATTGGATTGTATTTGATTCTTATTTATCGTAGTGTGTTATCgatcaattaaaaatatgttTTAGTTCTAGATTATTACACGATGcgaaattcaaattcaattaattcaggAAATTATGCATTGTTCATAGTTCTTTCCTCCCAATTTAGAAGATTAGAAATTAGGGCAtacttaattttgaattttgttacTTATTTAGATAAATGAAATAATTTCTTACGGAAATGCCTCGTAGCTATTGTTCGATATTTCATCTTCATAAGCTAACCTTGtccaatctatataatatataaaagagcagtataaCAACTACTTTTTCttaccaaaatttctctctcctcactttttttttatcctcttttaaaattcataaacTTTGATTcgtaaaaaatattcaatatggatgttaaattaaagatgatgacaagatatttaatttgatgtaaaaattatataaaataaatttaaaataaataagttattataatttaaagtcacaatttttttttctctcttctctctcctatctTCTTTCTTTAAATGCTAcggttcttcattttttttttctatttcattcctttttctatttttattttatttttttgttagaaattatttttatttatatttttttctattataaaaatttaaggcaactaaaaagattaaacttatatttgttcatttttatcaattataataattaattggtagttcaaaaattgaaaattcaaatgtttttagattcatgtgtttattgaGGTTATGTTGTTCATAACTTCGATTTTTGATTGAGATTTatgtttgcatttatttatatttaaattatatttaatatatgtatttatttatttaaaatatcatttaatttcaacattagtcgtgcatcgcacgagcgggcataCTAGTTAACTTTAAAGAAGAGATAAAAGAAATTAATGTTATGGGTGAACGAGtttaactatattttttttataaaatatttatttcgtGTAATTTAAACAATGATATCAAaatgagtattatttatttcaattttttatataaaaatcttcttataattaaatttataaaactataaatatttttttacataAAAACTATAAGTAAAATTGAGTAAAAATTTATGTGAAAATCCAAAAAGActcaaagtattttttttattcaatgcCCTTCTTCAATTCATAAATAGATTATTGTCTTTTATTGAGCTTTTTCCGCATTCATAGTTCAAAATAATAATGCAGAAATTATACAAGAGCAGTAAATTAATTTGCTCGATACAAGTAGGTACGTTCCCACCAAGTATTTTTTAAGCCCACCTAATATTAATAAACCTCTTTTCGAATTTATGAAGAATTTATAACACATGCATATTAGATGAAGTAGCTGGCTCattgtagtatttttttttagtcgaacttttaaaatatttaaattgagctagtaaaaacaaaaagtatccactaatatatataaaaaataaccatattaattaatttacttaTGCAATTTACAACTGGAACTACTCtcgattgtgaattcgagttctTATATGCTATAATTAACAACTCGAAATACTCTTAATCGTGAACTCGAGTCTTTATGCTATAATTCAAAAAATGTATGGTACATGGTAAGTTTCAAGGTATTATGCTTtcataaatttttatatatgagatgattgttattttttgtttaatatACATTTCGCAAATAAAATTATGCATGGTCTGCACttttgtattaattaaagagagtATCTATTTGAAATATTGAGACCAATCTAGTTAAGCCAATTAAATTCCAAATTAAATAGCACGATGAAATCATCAAAACAATTTATGAAGCACGTTGAATCTAGTTAACTATGCTGTTGCGTCGTACTTGCGAGTTTAATTTTTGCATTGAATTATATACGCATTAGTATTTAAATCTTATGAAATATCTTTATCATCATGTTAATTTGTATTcttatatttttacttttcagaAAGAAACTCGACAAAGTATTCATAGATAATTTCTTTAATCACATAAAAGTCCACGATTCATCAAATCCTGCATGCTAACATCTTATATCCATGCATGAGTaggtgtgttttttttttttttttttgttccttttttAAAGAAGATGAGTAATTAAGTGTTATAAATTGTTGTAGGAGAAAAAGAGGAAACCTTTGTCATTTGATTTGCGAGCTCTCtcggttttttatttttatttttgccttTTGTGATTTGTGGAAGGAAAATTGTGGTATTAATTAAATCCGAGACCTCTCCCTTTTATTGAGAAgagatcttcttcttcttcttcttcttcttcttcttttgagATAGAATGCATTCTTTTTTGGCGAATATAGTTAAAACTggggaaaaagagagagagagagagagagagagagagaagtggcGAATATTGAAAAAGGAAGATAATCAACTAAGCATTAGGAAAGTAATTAACGGA
It contains:
- the LOC130991205 gene encoding AAA-ATPase At3g28580-like; the encoded protein is MNFWESLFARIGSLVFIFTTLERFIPSQFWDTVDIYLRKLAFFFNPNVEITFDEFPPEDYGRSKAYAAIQAYLGTNFSGQTARLKATAAGKGRGVTLSMDDCQEIAEVYKGVKVCWMRSTKYPRNNVISFKESVDEKRAYILSFRQKDRNVVVGSYLTHVLGEGKAISKRGRKQRLYTNVSGDDWGSDDKMMWRSVGFEHPATFETLAMDPKKKKEIMDDLIEFTKARDYYAKIGKPWKRGYLLYGPPGTGKSTMIAAIANFLRYDVYDIELTSVSDNTNLRKLLIEISKRAIVVIEDIDCSLQITGKRKGNHSGHKRDNPTVEDAVRKAGDGGDEREESKVTLSGLLNFMDGLWSASGGERIFVFTTNHVEKIDDALIRRGRMDRHIEMSYCCFEAFKVLAKNYLDLDSHHMFDAVRCLLSEIEISTADVAESLVPKSAEMGADECLENLMAALRKGKGEAEKMGGERQGGEVFRRLKKHIRRRLVAQK